ATATGCTTTATTAACACTGACACTCCAACAGTAAAGGATCATTCTTCACCCACCTGGCTCACAGCTACAGCACATCTCTATATTAAAGCAACTGACATGTTGACTTTTTGCGTGCTTTCCCCAGTACTGGGGTTTTCCTGTTGATCTGCCGAACCAGGTCATAGAAGATCTGCGAACAAAgacaaatggaaatgaaataacATGTAGGAGGTACCgtgtggatttattatttttggcaaAGAAAGTACAGATTTCCAGTCTTCCAGGCTAGTGTTACGCGATGCATTAGCAAGCATCCATTCACCCACATGTGGTAACCCTCGATCTTTCATTCCCAAGGTAATCACGACAACGGTTATATTTCTGCTATAAATATTTTAGATGCTGAACACAAGCAATGCAAATTTGCATCGACTCCAGGCAACCAGGAATCAGAGCAGCAAGCTAAACACCCGAGCTTAAAACACTTAATTATGCATATAATTCTGAATTGGGGGtttcatttaacttaaataaatagtataaacgttaaaataaaagcattttataaaGACGCTGTGTAAGTATGCGTCCCCCTCGATGTGTAGTCTCGGCAGCAGGAGGAAAcgggaagtcggccatcttgggggaAGTGCGTTTACTGCAAGGGCTCggagcattttaaaataagtaacttTCTATAATTTGCCGCATATATGTTTATAAACAGGTCTTACATCAGGTTAAACGCAATTAATACCGGTTAATCCATtcatgtatctcaatcacaactgagaaacacgtttatagtaaaattggtttaatttacttttttctttctttctgtgaaaCCACTAAATGGGCTTTCAAATCGTAAgtcttactttttaatttaaatgccaaagcgactcatctttattaatttaaatgcagTTACTCGTCATAACGATTGTAATAATGTGTTGAGCAGAACGCTTTATTTTCATTATAGCTTCAATAAAGATTAGTCACTTCTTAGCATGTGGCAATCTCACTTGTACGTTCTGCTTGTGACGAAAAATAAAGCCTTGgccaatttaaaagcacagtttgacagaaaaaaataactcaataaatcaaagaaattactaaattaagccctatgtataaataaatgtttgaaaacagtgaagcaatatgaaataataatagcaCCGGGGTATGCCAATGGTCTGTTTTGATTAGCGGGCAAGCATTAATTGCATCATTACAGAAATGTGATGCAGTCcaattattcaaacagtgctagAATCCAAAATCACAAATTCATCCTACTTACTGTATACGCGAAACAAGAACTAGTCAGGTTCACACCAAACTGACTTTAATCCAAGTACAGTATCAATTCAAAGaattaatattctgtttaaaataataatttactagTAGTAATAGTCTGTACTTATCTAGCTGacagcagtaaaacaaaaacaaaaaaacacgtaaAATGGAAGCAatcctctgtttaaaaaaaaaacccaaaacagtaACATCACTAGAGTCTCAGAACagccaatattattttatttcttttttatctggGGGTTGGAATTTTGGAAGCCTGGTAAAGGTAAACGTGTACAATGCAGGAGGCTTtaggaaattcaaatgtggatgtctgcagccggcaagaacggtttaagtccatagtgtttgtttctctcgctataaaacaaaactgaaaaagtaGTAAAAGGACAAAAGTCATTCCCTctttttgttaaactacattgttttgtcCTTGTAATGCTActactacttaaaaaataaatgtataaaatctaTATAGAAACAATTCTGCTGCTACTTTATATATTAGCTGCTGGACTTTCCGGTAAACTAGCAAAACCCCAGTGGATGTTATATTCTGCACTTGCTAACTATCTCGCTCCGCCCCCCGCCCCGTATACCATACACAACTGGCTCGCTCCGCCCCCCGCCCCGTATACCATACACAACTGGCTCGCTCCGCCCCCCgccccgctccatatacaactggCTCGCTCCGCTCCGCTCACACTGTCGTCAGCACAGTGCtggattaaccaatatgccaataacagcATTCGCCATAATATTCATCtgcccccaaaatatgggttagcgtGGGGCCCCCACATCCTTTATAGTGTCAACTTTACCACAATTGcactttttaaagctgcagttaaATTTTATAGTAAAATTGTGTGATGAACTTCTTCCACAATTTACCTACCCTTATGTGCGCCTTACTGCTGTTCAGCACAAGACATTGCAGGCTTTTCAGAATATAAGCTTTCTCCTTTAAGACCTTTAGCTAATATTCTCAACACTGGTTCATGTATCCGAGCGGTGTACTTAAACTATGAGAGGCACTGTCCACTTAATAGGGTGTGACACTGTTCTGAGACACAGTGCTTCAGGATGGGTTGGGTACCTTCTTACCTCATTCACATTAATCTTTGACTTTGCTGAGGACTCTAGGAAGGCACAGCTGTTCCACTGTCTTGCCAGGTTCTGGCCCTGCTCCTTCCCTACCACCCGCTCGTCTTCCAGATCACACTTGTTGCCAACCAAGATCATTGGCACCTGAAAATTAAGAggaagaagagaaaaaaattgaGCAACAAGCCTGTTAGACACTAAATTCCTCAGCTAAACAGAATGCAGAACTCACCAAAGTCAGGCTTGTACCCTTCTGAAGTAGGCTCAAAACCCTGGATTCTATTTTAAATGAGCTAAACGGTGTCTAATTTAAATACCATCAATCAACTCGTCTActgtgcagcacctttatttaatgtatttgattaGGTCAGGGGGTATTTGAAGTAAAGTGATCTTTTAAGTGATGTTGGAATTTATGACACTACCTTGACTTCAGCCTTCATAGCAATATAAAAAACTTCCtgaatttttataaaaaaaatattaaaaattgaCAAATTGTGTGATTACTGCAGCCTTGCCAGTGTCCCAGGATCCACCTGTAAATATAATGTTCTTGCTGCATCTAAAAAAAAGAGTGTTTATGTTGATCAAGCATCAACTGTGTGTTCAGATCAAGCTGAAACCGCTCTTCTGAAAGCGTCAAAGCTTGAGGCACATGTGCAAAGAGAGCACCATGTAGATTTCAGAAGCGCTCTGTGAGGTCTCTGATCTCAGGGGGGCGAATAActaataaaagcaacatgtttggtGGAAGTACACTGCATATTGATCCCTTGTCTGTCGGTGTTAAAGCCTTGGAGAGTAGTTCTAGTATACAACCATGTACAAGATGCAGGTCTCATACAGGGAACCCCATAATTAAGGCATCATGGACATCATTGTTAATACTGGTTGTGTCTCTTTTAGCTATACAATGTATTTAAGCAAAAGAGGAATGAATTCAGATCATGTTGCTATCTGGTGCACATGGTCAATGAAGAGCCCGACTAAGCAGAACATCCTAAAAATCAGCATAAAATACGATATTGCCTTGGATGCCTGACCTACAGGACACCCTGTTTACAGGTTGCATCAGAATTGAAATTCAACCCTGCATTTTGTGTTAACCCTTTGATTATCAGTAATGCTAGTgaacataacattaaaaacaattataaatctaaaccaacaaaataaaaacaatttcatCTCAGAATTTTTGTCATCTGGTAATGACAGCGTTCGTTTTGCCAATTAAGGATGCTTACATTTAGTATATGACCGAACTAACGTATAGCTATGTTGCCATCTAATATATGAAGAATTTATTTAACCTTTCTTCTAACAGGTGACTTAGTGGCTGCAAAAATAAACTGATTTGCCATATGTATTTATAGTAAGGCAGCTCTGTTTAGACCTAAACTGATATCTTACGATATTCTAATAAATACAGTATCCTCCTTTtctgctttgtacactgagccaatttttaaaaaaattatttacttaATAACGAATATCCTACCCAGGCCACGAAGTGCCCATGTTcaaaaaacatgtcattttacAGCTGATACGGAAAAggaaatgcccccccccccccccccccaaacaaaggaAGAGGGCGATGTCATGCAGAATACTTTCTAGCCCATCTCTCTAAAGAATACACTGTTCTCTTGCCTCAATACTGGACAGCAGAACGAAGGTGGATGGTTTCCCAACAGCAATATTAAGCTGTAATTTGTCTCAAGAAAACACTTGCCAAAAAAGGTGTTTTGCATCTAtaccagaaacaaaaataaaacgagAACAGACAACTACTCCACCCTCTTCCTGTTACGAAATATTACTGCACATCTGTACTTCACTGGACAAGGATGTTTGTAATGCCCATATTACATCAATTATATTATCAGCATTGactgacacacaccacaccaagGCTTGAAAGCTTGCTGTGAATAAAATATCCATGCATCCAAAGCCTGAATGCTGTGTCACTTTATAgaataaacctttttttctttacatatatCAGGTATCTGCTTTTTCTTTGATCAGCACGGCACTTGCTTTCAAAGGAGCCTGcagattaaattaaatttgtgTTTCTAAATGGAACTTGGAATGAATTCAATTCTTATACTGAAGATCAAAGCAAAATCACTCAATAGCGTGCGGTCGAAAATTACCTTTTTACTGCTGCGTACCATATTCATTTTTTTGGATTTGGCATTTTCAGGCAGTAATACTCACGTCATCAGTGTCTTTTACTCTAAGAATCTGTTCTCTCAAATCCTGTAGGTCATTAAACGTGGACTGCGCTGTTATGGAATATACTAGCGCAAAGCCCTGACCGTTTTTCATGTATAGGTCCCTCATTGCCGTGAATTGTTCCTGTGGAAGGAGAAAGCAAACAAGCAGAGAGAATGTACAAGGTTACTTATTATAACAACATGCTGAATCTTGGAGTCTGTGCTCCCCAGGGTCCTCCCACATACCTCCATGCTCACCCAGTACACAGTCGCAGTTCAGTTAAATATGCTTCTAAGGACCCTCTTTATTGGGAGCAGCAGTGCACCTTAGCGTTTGTCAAATTACTTTCTTTGAATAACAAACTACAGTATTGTGCATATATGGGGTGAAGTcattccaaatttaaaaagctgtttagAATTTGAATGAATCTGATCCTTTTTGAAGTTTCATTCTATATTTTCACTCCACTGCCTGATTAGACAGTAACCAATAGATATTATAAGAGAAGTCGCTGGGGTAGCTGGATCTACCACCGACTGCAGATTTTACTTTGCCTTGCTTGTTACCATTACTTATAAAGACCTCCACAAAATAATCAAAATTGTTTGTTTGCATGCATGCAAACAATTTggattatgtatgtatgtatgcatgcatgcatgcacggattcggatatatcgtggtcctggagttggctccccatttttacattgtgcgctatacatgcacaatttcacttagaattactgtttgttttatttcatactgcacatcacaacctaaaatatacagaacaattaaaaacaaagcattaatatcatactgttatcatatacacatgcattgctcaataacacaaagcaaattaaatatctacttgctgaagcgttttttttttaagcaatgcactagcaaaagtcatagggcagtgatgtcagctccctagcaacaagcctcctatgttgggaatggattctttcaatgcagcagtttgggcatttgagaaaggagggGAAGATTCATgtaattaattggagacttaagttgatgagaagcaattaccctctgcagtatgaattaaaactgtgtgctgctttttatatgaaaaatgagaaaaagcaggttgtgtagaaTTAatattggaccctgatgcccctGATAAAACAaaggagtggttgtacagtatttggtattagcctgtttgtttttctctgggtctctcgctatatcacaGCCCTCAACACACAGCGGATTTGTAATGGACCCCGACAGGGTTGAATCTAGATGCCCACCAAGCACTTTATTTTTGATGGTTTTACACAATCTTTATGCTCACAGTGAAATCTACAATGGTTCAATCCTATTTCCAGCCCTGCAGTTCAAGGCTTATATATAACATGACAATGCATCACAATCAGGAAATGTGTCCACTGGTAACAGGATGCATGAGAATGAAGAATTTCCTTTGAATCTCTTGGTATTCGTGGCCCGTTTCCTTGTCTCCCCTTATTCAGACATGCCTATATTTATAACAGTTTAACCTTTATTATTATCACTCACCGTTCCAGCCGTGTCGAGGATTTCAAGCATACACTGCTGTCCATCTACTTCAACTTGCTACCAAGAGAAGAAATACAGTGTTCTATAATGGCAATTCCAAATCTCACACATCTTAACCAATCACTTTCTATGTAGGGTGTCCTTGCGCAGTTACATGAGATTAGAATTAGACAAGGAGCATGTAAAATGACCTCTCGTTGAAACATTTGCCTTATTTTATTGCTAGGTTTCTTTTTTAGTACTACTGCAAGTCTTAAGGgagaattacaaaatataaaaacggtacagaataaaaaacacattaaaacataatGACTTGGGAACTCTGTAACCATAGCTACAATAAGTTATGAACTAAACCAAGCTAAATATAGTACTGAGATCTACCACTGTGCAAGTAAAACATGTACCGTGCTGCCCTGAGGCAGCACTACAAGTGgaataaatgtaaagaaataataataaaagcaatttgCAATTCcattaagtaatttattttaaaaaaatcgacACAAGTACTTGCCTTCCTGTACGAGTCCTCTATTGTAGGGTCATATTTTTCAACAAATATTCCTTGAACAAACTGTACGGTCTGGAAAAGGAAAAGAGCAGGGCGGATGGTAATGCAAATGCTGACTGGattgagaaacaataaaaataaatctacagaaataaaaatcaacagtAATAATCTGCTGGTGGTTGGTGTGTATTGGGATGGCTTTGGGGGGGGTCATAAGGATTCAGAGCAGCAGTAAGGCAGGTGCTCCACTGGGAGAGCCAACAGTCTGGACAAACCACAAGACAGACTCTCAGTTACCAGCATTTCATAGTGAGAAATTAACAAAACCAACATCAAAGTAAAGAACGAAAGATTTTCCTCTACAAGCTTGCATTATATTCTGAATGTCTCAAACTCCGATCTTGCCAATTGTTTGTACATTAAGCAAACTGGATCCTATATCTCATGCATCATTGCGATATATTACGAAAtcaagttacagtactcatcattgtgaTATATTACgaattcaagttacagtactcatcattgtgaTAGATTACgaattcaagttacagtactcatcattgtgaTATATTACGAATTCAAcaagttacagtactcatcacgaattcaagttacagtactcatcattTGTGAtcaagttacagtactcatcattgtgaTATATTACgaattcaagttacagtactcatcattgtgaTGTACTACgaattcaagttacagtactcatcgaattcaagttacagtactcatcattgtgaTACGAATTACAGTACTCATATTGTGAtaattcaagttacagtactcatcattgtgaTATATTACgaattcaagttacagtactcatcattcatcgaattcaagttacagtactcatcattgtgaTATTACgaattcaagttacagtactcatcattgtgaTATATTACgaattcaagttacagtactcatcattgtgaTATATTACgaattcaagttacagtactcatcattgtgtCAAGTTACAGTATATCATTTGGCTGAATTCAAGTTACTGGACCTCATTGGCTACGAATTGCAGTACTCAAGATGTTGAAGCACTGGTACTCATATTCTGTTACGAATTCAAACAGCATATTGTGATTTGAATTCAATTACCTCCATATTATgaattcaagttacagtactcatcattgtatagTTATCTTGTTAGGACCTCCTTGGCTTTGCGAAGGTTGAAGACTGgtatattctgttatataaggctattctttgtaaattacctccatatataaatgaatactttacaGTCTCTTGTAGTAAGTACAGTATTAGTTCacactcatttttttatttcacggTTCCTGAAGTGCGCACAGAGGCTGAAAGATCACTTGCCTGTTTTGCTTCTTGGTCTTGGAATGAATTACAATCTAAACTTAAATTGCAGTCCTGAATAACTTTAGTACAGTTTAAGAGTAAGCTGCACGATTATCTAAACGagagttgtgcttgttttaagtAGCTGAGTAGACGTGTTACTGTTTGTTACTATTTGAttgttgattgtattattatgatttgtattgtgtttttgtaccatgttttattgtgttgctgctgcctttcttggctaggtcgcacttttaaagagattttaatctcaatgtgcttACCTAGTAAAATAAGGTTTAATAACAGTTTAATAACAAACTGCTATGACATGGAAGCCTTAAGTGATCTCCCGCTAATGGAGTAAAAGGCTAATAGGGTCACCAGTCTTTTTTAGGTGGACATTAGCATGTCGATTGTCCAAGAATCCTGGCTCCAGGATTTACTCTGCATTGTGTTGTAATGCTGGCATAGTTTAAATGGTGACACAGACCTCCCCAAACACATAACACTAACATATAGCCTTAATTCTGTCTCTGTATAACTATACCGGCCTGAAATAAGATTCAAGGGCTTCTGTTTCCTGCCAAGAGCGCGTTCGTTTAACTTGCTACAAAATGAAGTGCATGAATATTAAACTTGTGGATTCACTCCAGCATGCCTGCTGCTGTCAGCTGTACAGAGCGTTTTGGAACAAACAGCACCACTGCCACCTGCGCAAGTACTCAGCTTCTGATCAAACATAGACTCTGCTAGCTAAAGAACTCCAACATTTCATTGATGTTATGCTAAATATCCCCATGACAAGTGCAGCTTCAatgcaaactgttttatttacattgtgtaAAAGAATTTACATTTTGTATCCACAGCCCATCTTTAAATTTATCAATGCATGATTACCATTTACATAAATATAACTTAAGTCCTGTAATGACAGTAAGTTCACTAGTACTTCATAAAAAACATTTCGTTACTGTAAACCAGTTTAGGAAAAGAGGaaatacagtacttgtttgtttacatctATAAAGGTCACAGTATGGTTGTTTCTTTGTCTCATGATGCTACAGAGAGATTGGAGGGTGGATTCCAAAGTAAAcgcaacaaaaaaacattgtactgGTATGGACTCACCCTGACTCAAAGACACAGATCAGGAGGGGTGCTCACATAAATCCCTCTGTGGTCTTTTCAGAATGCAAAAAATACACTCCTCAGAACTACAGCATTTAACCTTAAATAAACATCTAAATGAATTATTTGGCTAATGTGAATGTTGGAAGCCTTTACAGTTCCAACATACGGATGACCTAAACAAAAAGCTAAAGCTATGGCCTACTTAACATTTGTGTATTTACTGGCTATACCAAATGCTGACCACATTAAGATTATACAGTGAACTgctaaactacatttaaaaagacacgGCAATTTAACAACAGAAGCGAAGGGCCAGTTGTACTTTCTCCCTTTTCCAATCAGAAAGAGTCCAGCCAATTATAATTGACCTGTTACTTTTTTGGCAAGCTGTATTACTTAACACAAACTCCTCCACACACATTTAGATAGCTAATTGGtattcgtaaaaaaaaaaaaaaaaaaaaaaaaaaaaatatatatatatctcactaTTGTTAATACCATAAGCATTTCTCTTTGGGAAAACTAACAGTGATAGTCATTAATGGATGCCATTTAATTTTTACTCCAAAAATGATAATTTGCTTGTTGAGCAATATTGGATTATGCAGTACTACTATTGGTATTGcaaatattattttgaacatccatctatctatctatgtatttgTCGTGCCGCACGCAAGTCAAGGCACTGCCTAGAAAACAAACTGTTCTGTAAATCAATTATACCGTCTTGATAGCTGCCACAGGAACAgatttacagaccagcacacaggGCTGCAGCACTAGCGAGTTACAGCATctacaattaaaacatttggaATGCTCAACTTcactatttatttaatacagctaAACTGCAGTATCTTGACTAAACATACCTAAAATTCACAACTTAGTATTTTGTAGTATGCATTGCATTAGAACACATTCTCCCAATTCTAAAAGTGAACTATACTGAATGCACCGAAAGAAAGCAAATATTttaagcagggttttttttattgctgtaagTGTGATAAACTAGCACTAGAATGAAGTATATCATACAGTGAAGGACAGGACCACAGCATGCATTTCAAGTAAAACATGCAAAGGACTTACCAGAGCAGACTTTCCAACACCACCTGAGCCAAGAACTACCAACTTGTATTCACGCATCATGCAGGGTTTCAGTAATCCGTGTCAACAGACCtacaaaaagacaacaaaaaaaacacatcagcaaAGACTGCCAGTAACTGAATGACAACACAATTTCAATGTGTGTAGTACTATATAAAAACCTAATAACCCATCTACCAAACAAGATAGTTAcaaagaacataaagtttacaaacgagagaaggccattcggcacatcttgctcgtttggttgttagtagcttattgatcccagaatctcatcaagcagcttcttgaaggatcccaggatgtcagcttcaacaacattactgcagagttgattccagaccctcacaattctctgtgtaaaaaactgcctcctattttctgttctgaatgcccctttgtctaatctccatttgtgacccctggtccttgtttctttttttgagtcgaaaaagtcccatgggtcgacattgtcaatacctttcagaattttgaatgcttgaaattaGGTCAacgtctgcatatgacatgccttttaagcccggaataattctggtcgctcttctttgcactctttctagagcagcaatagcttttttatagcgaggtgaccagaactgaacacagtattcaagatgaggtcttactagtgcattgtacagttttaacattacttcccttgatttaaattcaacactattcacaacgtatccgagcatcttgttggccttttttatagcttccccacattgtctagatgaagacatttctgagtcaacaaaaactcctaggtctttttcatagattccttctccaatttcagtatctcccatatgatatttataatgtacatttttatttcctgcatgcagtaccttacacttttctctcttatgtgtctgcccagttctgaatcttgtctagatcattttgaatgacctttgctgctacaacagtgtttgccgccactcctacttttgtgtcgtctgcaaatttaacaagtttgcttactataccagaatctaaatcattaatgtagattaggaatagcagaggacctaatactgatccctgtggtacaccgctggttaccacactccattctgaggtttttcctctaatcagtactttctgttttctacatgttaaccactccctaatccatgtacatgcgtttccttgaatcccaactgcgttcagtttgagaattaatcttttgtgcgggactttgtcaaaagctttctggaaatctaaataaaccatgtcatatgctttgtaattatccattatcgatgttgcatcctcaaaaaaatcaagcaagttagttagacacgatctccctttcctaaaatcatgttgactgtctcccaggaccctgttaccatataggtaattttccattttggatcttattatagtttccgtaaCAAAGGACTGAACTAACATTCCACCTTTAATAAGAGAAAACACTTCTCAAAACTGGATGCGATAAAGTACACAAGTAAAAACTACAGTGAGTAAACTTAAGTTGTTTCATAAACAAATGAATCTCAGGATCATCAGCTGGTTTTGAAGTCGCGTAGCGCATAAGAAACTAAGACTCAGACCAAACAATGCAGTCTGCTTCATGTCCAGTAAGCAGCACTTGTcatgtctcaaaaaaaaaaaaatattgtattgcaCTACTGCAGATGTTTCAGTTCCCTCCTGAAATGAAAAGTAGAGGCTtgtagaatgtgtgtgtgtgtgtgctgggaggagGGAGAGACTGTGCTGTAGCCTATAACTATCTGTATTTCAATCCAGGCTGACAGACAGGGTTTCCATTTTTGGCCTGGTCCATCAAACATCGCTAAATGTTCGACCACTATTTTAACATGGAAATGGTTCTGGTGGTTTCATTTTTCTATCATATGCCAGTTAACCCTTTCCTGGCCCAGATTGTGAGAGCTGGAGATGAAGCTCAAGGGGTTTTCTCCTTTTAAAGTTGCTGTGCTGGCTAAACTGAGATAGAACTACGTATAATTATTATCTGCAGGTCATATCTTTCGAAAGCTCAGGGCATGGTTGATAACCATACTGGTGATTACTCCTTGTTACTGCACACATTTCGGTTGTATAAACACTCTATACCGATTCACCTTCCTCAATTTCATGTTTTAGTCTGATAGTGAAACATGAAAAACAGAACCAGCTGtacttttaagtttttaaatgaaata
This window of the Polyodon spathula isolate WHYD16114869_AA chromosome 7, ASM1765450v1, whole genome shotgun sequence genome carries:
- the LOC121317980 gene encoding ras-related protein Rap-1b-like: MMREYKLVVLGSGGVGKSALTVQFVQGIFVEKYDPTIEDSYRKQVEVDGQQCMLEILDTAGTEQFTAMRDLYMKNGQGFALVYSITAQSTFNDLQDLREQILRVKDTDDVPMILVGNKCDLEDERVVGKEQGQNLARQWNSCAFLESSAKSKINVNEIFYDLVRQINRKTPVLGKARKKSTCQLL